A stretch of the Candidatus Omnitrophota bacterium genome encodes the following:
- a CDS encoding TIGR03936 family radical SAM-associated protein has translation MDEVKNTVVVLFSKTAFMRYISHLDLMRLFHRALRRAGFKLYLTKGFNPRPIIRLKNALKLGIEAHDQEAEFVLAECVNRDVFIARMNSLLPDGIRLS, from the coding sequence ATGGATGAAGTAAAAAATACCGTAGTTGTGCTATTTAGTAAAACAGCTTTTATGCGTTATATCTCCCATCTAGACCTGATGAGGTTATTCCACAGGGCTTTAAGGAGGGCGGGGTTTAAGCTGTATCTTACCAAAGGTTTTAATCCAAGGCCCATTATCAGGCTAAAGAACGCCCTGAAGCTTGGAATTGAAGCCCACGATCAAGAGGCGGAGTTTGTCTTAGCGGAATGTGTTAACAGGGACGTATTTATTGCCAGGATGAACAGCCTGCTTCCTGACGGCATACGGTTAAGTTGA
- a CDS encoding Rne/Rng family ribonuclease gives MQQDILINIEAGERRVAILRDKKLEWYFVERVSEKRIVGNIYKGIVTSVLNGMGAAFVDFGLGKNGFLYVDDIIPQDIDEDDAEPMPKKKNNRHKHSTRISDIVQKGQEVIVQAEKESLGTKGARLTTHLSLPGRYLVLMPALGRNGVSRRIKDDKERLRIKSILNEIKLPEGIGLVARTAAEGCDKRDILRDINYLLDTYHKINKAFKEQKAPALLFEEYDIGLKMIRDFLNKDTASVIVDEKQEFKRLKAFTQRIAPKYRNRVGFHNANLPLFEKFNIESEIDRLFERKIFLKCGGYITIEQTEGMIAIDVNSGRFTGKKNLGDTIFKVNREAADEVARQLRLRDIGGIVIIDFIDMESAAQRKEILSILQDALKKDKARTNIISFSELNVVEMTRQRVRKSLESVSYENCPYCRGKGMVKSDEAMATLVLRKLKSFIKTNSRKKDIEICVHPNIARRLVNQDAPAIDNLKRLFRRRVSVVSDEALHIEEINIR, from the coding sequence ATGCAACAGGATATATTGATAAACATTGAGGCAGGGGAAAGGCGTGTAGCCATATTAAGGGATAAAAAGCTTGAATGGTATTTCGTTGAACGCGTTTCTGAAAAACGGATAGTGGGTAATATTTATAAGGGTATAGTTACATCCGTATTAAACGGTATGGGCGCGGCGTTTGTGGATTTTGGCCTGGGGAAAAATGGGTTTTTATATGTTGATGATATCATACCGCAGGATATTGATGAGGACGATGCCGAGCCTATGCCAAAGAAAAAGAACAATCGGCATAAGCACAGCACGCGTATCAGCGATATAGTTCAAAAGGGCCAGGAGGTCATTGTCCAGGCGGAAAAAGAATCATTGGGCACGAAAGGGGCAAGGCTTACGACGCATCTTTCTCTGCCGGGCAGATATCTTGTATTAATGCCCGCGTTAGGCCGTAACGGCGTCTCTCGCAGAATCAAAGACGACAAGGAACGGTTGAGGATAAAATCCATACTTAATGAGATAAAACTTCCCGAAGGCATAGGACTTGTGGCAAGGACAGCGGCGGAAGGCTGTGACAAAAGAGATATCCTGCGTGACATTAATTATCTGCTTGATACGTATCATAAGATAAACAAGGCCTTTAAAGAACAGAAGGCCCCGGCGCTCTTGTTTGAAGAGTATGATATCGGCCTTAAGATGATAAGGGATTTTCTGAATAAGGATACAGCATCAGTGATAGTTGATGAGAAGCAGGAGTTTAAGCGCTTAAAGGCTTTTACCCAGCGCATAGCCCCTAAATACCGGAACAGGGTTGGTTTTCATAACGCCAATTTGCCGCTCTTTGAAAAATTCAATATTGAGTCCGAAATTGACAGGCTCTTTGAAAGGAAGATATTTTTAAAATGCGGCGGCTATATCACGATTGAACAGACCGAAGGCATGATAGCCATAGATGTAAACAGCGGCCGCTTTACAGGTAAAAAAAATTTGGGTGATACCATATTTAAAGTTAACCGCGAGGCTGCCGACGAAGTTGCGCGCCAATTGCGCTTAAGGGACATAGGAGGTATTGTTATAATAGATTTTATTGATATGGAGTCAGCCGCCCAACGCAAAGAGATCCTTTCTATACTGCAGGACGCGCTAAAAAAAGACAAAGCAAGGACTAATATTATATCCTTTTCGGAATTAAACGTTGTTGAAATGACGCGTCAAAGAGTCAGGAAAAGCTTAGAAAGCGTCTCTTATGAAAATTGCCCTTATTGCCGGGGAAAGGGCATGGTAAAATCCGATGAGGCGATGGCCACGCTGGTGCTTAGAAAATTGAAGAGTTTTATCAAAACCAACAGCAGAAAAAAAGACATAGAGATATGCGTTCATCCGAATATTGCCCGCAGGCTTGTAAACCAGGACGCGCCGGCCATAGACAACTTAAAACGCCTTTTCAGAAGGCGCGTATCGGTAGTCTCTGATGAAGCTTTGCATATTGAAGAAATAAATATCAGGTAA